AAATTAAACAAACATTACACGGGAAAGGTGAGGGGAATGAGAATTCTGACAACAAAAAATGAATTATTTTCGGAGACAAAAAAATGAAACACAAAAATGTAAACCAAAAAATCGGCATGTTGTTCATGGCATTTCTTTTACTCACACAGGCTTCCTTTGCCTTTGCGGACTATGGAGCTCCCATTTCGTATAGGGCCGTGGACATCGTAAGACCTGCAAATAATTCCAGCGTCACCAGCCCCTTCAAAGTATGCATGGAGCCTTTTGCAGTTTGGGTGGAACCTGCAAAAAATGGGGTCAACGAGAATAAAGGTCATCACCATTTACTGATTGATGTGGATTTACCGTCGGATTTGACCAAGCCCATCGGAAAAGACGCAAAT
The nucleotide sequence above comes from Nitrospinota bacterium. Encoded proteins:
- a CDS encoding DUF4399 domain-containing protein, with the translated sequence MKHKNVNQKIGMLFMAFLLLTQASFAFADYGAPISYRAVDIVRPANNSSVTSPFKVCMEPFAVWVEPAKNGVNENKGHHHLLIDVDLPSDLTKPIGKDANHIHMGDGSSCKELTLSPGKHTITTLFAQGNHVPLNPPLSATITVTVK